CGTCGGGCAGGCCCAGGGCGCGGGTGCGCCCGGGGGGCACGCCCAGCTCGGCCAGGCCCGCGCGCCACTCGCGCTCCCGCTCGGCGGCGAGGCGCGACCGGGGAAACTCGCGCGAGCCGGGATGCGAGAAGCCCCCGTCGGTGAGCAGCAGAGCCCAGACCTCGCGCCCGGCGGCCGTGAGGGCAGCCAGCAGCGCCCCGCAGCCCAGCGCCTCGTCGTCGGGGTGGGGGGCGGCCACCCACACCGGCCCTGGCAGGACCAGGGGGTCGAGGGGCTGAGAGAGCGGGAAAAGGCCCACCCCCGGCGTGCCTAACACGGGGGTTTCCCGGCCTCGCGGGGTCCGGACCGCCTCAGCACGCCGCGTCTCCGTCGGGGTCCCAGGGGTCGGCGGCGAGGTCCGAAGGCCCGGGGCCGTCCAGCACCCAGGCCCCCAGGGCGAGGCGCGCGGCGTCGGGGGCCGGCTGGCGCAGGTACATCCGCAGGTCCCGGACGATCCGCTCGGCGGGATGCGGGGCGAGCAGGCCGCGCGCGCCCACCGCCCGCTCGGCGGCCTCGGCGGCGAGCAGGCAGGCGTCCTCGGTCACCGTGCGGGCCAGCGCCACGTAGGCCAGGGCGCGCTCCGTGGGGGCCGTGTCCAGCAGGCGCGCGGCGCGCAGCGTGACCTGCCACGCGGCTTCCAGCCCGGCCGCGACTCCGGCGAAGCGCAGACGCTGGGCATCGTCGCCCTGTCGCCCCAGGCCGCGCAGCACGTCCCGGGCAGCCGTCATGGCCGCGTCGGCCCCGCCGAGCTGCGCCGCCAGGAAGCGCAGCGCCCCGCCCCCGAACTCCGGCTGCGCGTAGTAATCGCCCGGCGCGCCGATCAGGTCGCCCGCGCCGATCTCCAGCCCGTCCAGATCGGCGCGGAAGCTGACGGTGGGGCGCATTCCCAGCGGCGACCAGAAGTCGGGGTCGAAGCGTTCCGGCGGCACGGGCGCGGGCAGCAGCACCATCGCGCGGCCTGCGCCGCCCGGCAGCTCGGCGGGCAGCAGCGGGCGGGTGACGTGCCCCGCACCGGAAGTGAAGGTCTTGTTGCCCAGCAGCCGCCAGCGCGCGGCCCCCGCCTCTTCGAGGTGCAGGCCCGGCGCGGCCTCGGTGTTCCAGACGCCGAACAGCTCCCCAGCGCGGACGTCGGCCACCGCGCGCGCCCGCTGCCCCGGCGCACCGAAACGCGAGACGAGCAGCAGGGCGTTGAGGTGACCCTCGTAGAGCCGCGCGACCGGCAGGCTCTCGCGGCCCACGCGGCGCAGCAGCGTCAGGAGACCCGCGCCGCCCAGGCCCAGGCCCCCCTGCTCGGGGGACAGGGTGACGGTCAGCAGGCCCGCCTCACGCAACGCCGCGAAGGAGGCGGCCGGAAACTGCCCGTCACGGTCGCGCGCCGCCGCTTCGGCCGCGATGGCCGGCGCGGCGCGGGCCAGGCGGGTCAGGGCCTCGCGCGCCGGGTCGGTGGACGCCGCAGGGGCCGGCTCGGGCGGCGGCGCGGCGGGTTCGGGCTCTCCGGCCTCGGCCCGCTGCGCACTTGCCAGTGCGGCGGCCAGGGCGGGGTCGGCGGCGCGGCCCCCCAGGGCGTCGGGATAGTCCCACAGGCCGTTGTGACAGTGGCGGTCGTCGTCCCAGCCGGGGTGGTTGACCACCGGGTACAGGCAGACGCCCTCGACCGGCACCCCGGCCCCGCGCGCCGCGAGCGCTTCGGCGGCCACGCGGGCGAACCAGGGCGCGCGCCCGGCGTCCTCGGTGCCCGTCTCCGCGATCAGGAGGGGGCGGCCGTAGCGCGCCCAGACGTCGGCCAGCAGCCCGCGCAGAGGCCGGTGCGCCGGGTGGCCCATGTCCAGCACCTCGCGCAGGTGGTGTTCGGGGTGGTGGTGCCACTGGTTGTAGGGGTAGTAGTTCAGGCCCACCACGTCCACATAGGCCTCTCCCCCGCCGAGCTCGGGGTGCAGCCGCCCCAGCAGCATGTCCAGCGCGGCGTACTGCGACTCGTGGTTGGCCTGCGCGTGCGCGTGGTCCTCGGGACGCTCGGGGTGGGCCTGCACACTGATGAGCGGCTCGGCATGCAGGAAACGGGCCGCGGGATCGGTGGCGCGCACCTCGTCCATCGCCCGGATCGAGGCCCGCACGAGCTGCCGTTTGAGGGTGTCGCCGCGCCCGTGCGCGAAGGGGTTCAGGTACCCCACGTCCCCGCCGCCCCAGGCCATGAAGGAGATCTCGTTGACCGGACAGACCCACAGCTCGCCCTCGGTCTCGGCCCGCAGGAACTCGGCCGCCGCGCGGGCGAAGCGGGCGAAGACCTCGGGAAACTCGGGGGCGAACACGTCCACGAAATCCGGCGAGCCGTAGTGCAGCAGGTCCCAGATGACCTGGACCCCGGCCGCCCGCGCCGCCGTGACCTGGGCCTGGGCCGAAGTGAAGTCGTACTCGCCCGGCACCCGCTCGATGAGGTGCCACCTCAGGCCGTCGCGGGCGGTGCGCAGGCCCGCCGCCGCGAGCCGGGCATAGTCCTGCGCGGCGAACCGGTCGTGGCCGGTCGCGTCGATCACGTCGATGCGGCGTCCCGAAGGCCGGCGCTGCGTCGAGCACTCGAACCCTCCCATGAAAAAGGACTGGAACACGGGCGGCGCGTTGCCCGCAGGGGCCAGGGGCAGGGGGGCCGGCACGGTGGTCATGCCGACCAGCATCCCTCAGGTCAGGTGAAGCGCCCTGAAGGGAACGTTCATGAGGCGTGCAGCCTTCTCCCGGCCCTACACTGCGGGGGTCTATGCGCGCCGTGTCTGCCGTGCTGCTCCTGCTCCTTCTCGGCCCCGCCCAGGTGGGGGCGGCGGCCCAGGCCGCGCCGCGCGAACTGGCGGCCCCGGCGACCGGCGGCCCGGCCGAGCGCACCACCCTGGTCCGCAGCGGCGCGGGGCTGGTCCTGGCCTGGACCGAGCGCACGCCGCAGGCCACCCAGGTCCGGGCGGCGCTGCTGGGGCGCGGCGAGGGGGCCGCCGGGACCGGGGCCACCTGGCGGGCCCTGGGCGGGGTCATCAACGGCGACGCGCGCTTCAATGCCGCGCAACTGCGCTCGCGCGAGGGGCCGGGCGGCCAGGTGTGGCTGGGCTGGGCCGAGGACAGCGGCGAGGCCCACGTGGACTCCTGGCTCATGAGCGCCTGGACCGGCGCGGCCTGGAGCGACCCGGCGCGTTACGCCGTACGCCGCAACCTCAGCGACGCGGGGCGCTCGCGCGCCTTCGACGTGCTGCCCGGCAACGTGCCCACCCTGGCCTGGACCGACGTGTCCGCGCCCGGCGCGGTGGGGGACGTTGTGCGGCCGCTGAGCTGGCAGGCCCAGGGCGGCCAGGACGGCACCTGGGTCGCGGGACCGGTCCTG
The genomic region above belongs to Deinococcus gobiensis I-0 and contains:
- a CDS encoding acyl-CoA dehydrogenase family protein → MTTVPAPLPLAPAGNAPPVFQSFFMGGFECSTQRRPSGRRIDVIDATGHDRFAAQDYARLAAAGLRTARDGLRWHLIERVPGEYDFTSAQAQVTAARAAGVQVIWDLLHYGSPDFVDVFAPEFPEVFARFARAAAEFLRAETEGELWVCPVNEISFMAWGGGDVGYLNPFAHGRGDTLKRQLVRASIRAMDEVRATDPAARFLHAEPLISVQAHPERPEDHAHAQANHESQYAALDMLLGRLHPELGGGEAYVDVVGLNYYPYNQWHHHPEHHLREVLDMGHPAHRPLRGLLADVWARYGRPLLIAETGTEDAGRAPWFARVAAEALAARGAGVPVEGVCLYPVVNHPGWDDDRHCHNGLWDYPDALGGRAADPALAAALASAQRAEAGEPEPAAPPPEPAPAASTDPAREALTRLARAAPAIAAEAAARDRDGQFPAASFAALREAGLLTVTLSPEQGGLGLGGAGLLTLLRRVGRESLPVARLYEGHLNALLLVSRFGAPGQRARAVADVRAGELFGVWNTEAAPGLHLEEAGAARWRLLGNKTFTSGAGHVTRPLLPAELPGGAGRAMVLLPAPVPPERFDPDFWSPLGMRPTVSFRADLDGLEIGAGDLIGAPGDYYAQPEFGGGALRFLAAQLGGADAAMTAARDVLRGLGRQGDDAQRLRFAGVAAGLEAAWQVTLRAARLLDTAPTERALAYVALARTVTEDACLLAAEAAERAVGARGLLAPHPAERIVRDLRMYLRQPAPDAARLALGAWVLDGPGPSDLAADPWDPDGDAAC